In Dyadobacter subterraneus, a single genomic region encodes these proteins:
- a CDS encoding NADP-dependent oxidoreductase: protein MKAITLKDFGPAENLVLQEIPKPVISAEEVLIQVKAISVNPVDIKTRSGKAQAKVLSQFDPIILGWDASGVITEIGENVMKFKVGDAVFGMINFPGHGKCYAEYVAAPASHLALKPENVSFEEAAASTLAAITAWQVLVDHAKIKENDKILIHAAAGGVGHFAIQIAKHLGAYVIGTSSTENKDFVLSLGADQHIDYKNERFEEVVKDLDFVLDTIGGDNAIRSMEIVKKDGTIISIPSGLDPAITEKGKEKEVNVYNTSVKSNGDDVKSIADLLSKGIIKPHIFQTYSLDEIVEAHKQIETGKTVGKLIIKL, encoded by the coding sequence ATGAAAGCAATCACATTAAAAGATTTCGGACCTGCGGAAAATCTGGTTTTGCAGGAAATACCAAAACCTGTGATATCTGCGGAGGAAGTATTAATTCAGGTTAAGGCGATCAGTGTGAATCCGGTTGATATAAAAACGAGATCAGGCAAAGCTCAGGCCAAGGTATTGTCGCAGTTTGATCCGATTATTCTGGGGTGGGACGCTTCCGGAGTCATTACAGAAATTGGTGAAAACGTAATGAAATTTAAAGTTGGCGACGCGGTTTTTGGTATGATTAATTTTCCGGGACATGGCAAATGTTATGCTGAATATGTGGCAGCGCCAGCTTCTCATCTTGCACTGAAACCTGAAAATGTGTCGTTTGAAGAGGCGGCCGCATCAACACTAGCGGCCATTACGGCCTGGCAGGTTTTGGTAGACCATGCCAAAATTAAAGAAAATGACAAGATCCTGATCCATGCCGCTGCGGGCGGCGTAGGGCATTTTGCAATACAAATTGCTAAACATCTTGGCGCGTATGTAATCGGTACTTCTTCCACAGAAAATAAGGATTTCGTTCTCAGTCTAGGCGCGGATCAGCATATTGACTACAAAAATGAAAGGTTTGAAGAAGTGGTCAAAGATCTCGATTTTGTACTTGATACAATCGGCGGCGACAATGCCATCCGTTCCATGGAAATCGTTAAAAAGGACGGAACAATTATCAGTATTCCTTCGGGACTGGACCCCGCGATTACTGAAAAAGGAAAGGAGAAAGAAGTCAACGTTTACAATACTTCTGTCAAATCGAATGGTGACGACGTAAAATCCATTGCCGATCTGCTATCAAAAGGAATTATAAAACCACATATTTTTCAAACCTATTCACTGGATGAAATCGTGGAAGCGCACAAGCAAATCGAAACAGGAAAAACAGTTGGGAAATTAATTATCAAATTATAA
- a CDS encoding fatty acid desaturase, whose translation MAFLDHVLQTPSYGWKDDEGNLIKPDAGQIFKEFFARLNVFADIKNWLPFFSWLKVLCLAPFLFLFVFKFFSFPLLAAAFVYSMIIMGTHGTIWHHRYCTHGAYKFKNKFWRFFTQNLTINVIPEEIYVVSHHVHHAKSDQPGDPYNAEAGFLYCFLADVNHQPIAKNLSEADYGRVKLLMKHTGVTANNYTQYLKWGSYVNPGRAILSWGLNWAFWYTAFYLMGGHALACTLFGAAGFWAVGVRTFNYEGHAKGEDKQQEGVDYNVKDKSINQIWPGLVAGEWHNNHHLFPKSARSGFKPYQIDMAFYYIRFMNFLGAVSSYTDSKKQFDQQYHLPYLAKKNSVVKVEERVGVE comes from the coding sequence ATGGCATTTTTGGATCACGTATTACAAACCCCCTCTTATGGATGGAAGGATGATGAAGGCAATTTAATAAAACCGGACGCAGGCCAGATTTTCAAGGAATTTTTCGCAAGGCTGAATGTTTTTGCGGATATCAAAAACTGGCTTCCATTTTTTAGCTGGCTTAAAGTTTTGTGTCTGGCTCCTTTTTTATTTCTGTTTGTTTTTAAATTTTTCAGTTTCCCATTATTGGCCGCCGCTTTTGTATACAGCATGATTATCATGGGAACACATGGTACGATCTGGCATCACAGGTACTGTACACATGGAGCTTATAAATTTAAAAATAAATTTTGGCGTTTTTTTACACAGAATCTGACAATCAATGTGATTCCGGAAGAGATTTACGTGGTATCGCATCATGTACACCATGCAAAATCTGATCAGCCGGGCGATCCTTACAACGCAGAGGCGGGTTTTTTGTATTGTTTTCTGGCCGATGTGAATCATCAGCCCATTGCAAAAAACCTGAGTGAAGCAGATTACGGACGTGTAAAGTTGTTGATGAAACATACAGGTGTGACTGCAAATAATTACACGCAATATCTTAAATGGGGATCTTATGTAAATCCGGGCAGGGCGATACTTTCATGGGGACTTAACTGGGCGTTCTGGTACACTGCATTTTATCTTATGGGTGGACATGCGCTGGCTTGCACTTTGTTTGGTGCGGCAGGTTTCTGGGCAGTAGGCGTTCGTACATTTAATTATGAAGGGCATGCAAAAGGAGAAGATAAACAGCAGGAAGGTGTAGATTATAATGTTAAAGATAAGTCAATCAATCAGATATGGCCAGGTTTGGTGGCGGGCGAGTGGCATAACAACCATCACCTTTTTCCAAAAAGCGCCAGAAGTGGTTTTAAACCATACCAAATTGACATGGCATTTTATTATATCAGATTTATGAATTTTCTAGGGGCGGTTAGCTCTTACACGGATTCAAAAAAGCAATTCGATCAGCAATATCATTTGCCATATCTGGCAAAGAAAAATTCGGTGGTAAAGGTTGAGGAGAGGGTTGGAGTGGAGTAG
- a CDS encoding GAF domain-containing sensor histidine kinase, whose protein sequence is MELNVKEELIQDKLPIPKNEMERILSLSELDLDFSDPQTHFKDLAKLAAKVAGTSISLVNIIDSLTQWTISNYGLDVEQMLRQDTICQYTIMTDDHFEVPDLTEDERFKDKSFVTGEPNVSYYYGIPLQVTKGLNIGVLCMLDHQKRVLEPEKIELLKIIADEIVGRLKTQKVLEGLKAKLLESHHTQQKVAHDIRGPLGGIIGLASIIRDQGEDNQMEEVLEFINLIHKSGNSILDLAEEILSAHKPQKKRVGNSLNDFNLLIFKDKLEKLYKAQAVNKHIRFEVITTLETESVPFSKNKLLQIAGNLISNSMKFTPVGGEVIVNLDLVLNDFSETLIIKVKDSGIGLSQDAISSILSGTSGTTDGTGGEHGYGFGLALVKHLIESLKGSLTISSEPGEGAVFCVELPQN, encoded by the coding sequence ATGGAACTCAACGTTAAGGAAGAATTAATTCAAGACAAACTTCCAATACCCAAAAATGAGATGGAAAGGATCCTCAGTCTTTCCGAACTGGATCTGGATTTTTCCGATCCTCAAACTCATTTTAAAGATCTTGCGAAACTGGCTGCCAAAGTAGCGGGAACCAGTATTTCACTGGTTAACATTATTGATTCGCTCACGCAATGGACTATTTCCAATTACGGACTTGATGTGGAGCAAATGCTCAGGCAGGATACCATTTGCCAATATACCATCATGACGGATGATCATTTTGAAGTACCTGACCTGACAGAAGACGAGCGTTTTAAAGATAAATCTTTTGTGACGGGTGAGCCGAATGTAAGCTACTATTATGGCATTCCTTTACAGGTAACCAAGGGGTTGAATATTGGGGTTTTGTGTATGCTTGACCACCAGAAAAGGGTTTTGGAGCCTGAAAAAATAGAGCTGCTGAAAATCATAGCCGACGAGATTGTAGGCCGTTTGAAAACCCAGAAAGTACTGGAAGGATTGAAAGCCAAACTTTTAGAATCTCATCATACGCAGCAAAAGGTAGCTCACGATATCCGCGGGCCGCTTGGGGGAATTATTGGTCTCGCCTCGATTATCCGTGATCAGGGCGAAGATAACCAGATGGAAGAAGTTCTGGAATTTATCAACCTGATTCATAAAAGTGGAAATTCTATTCTGGATCTTGCCGAGGAAATTTTAAGCGCACATAAACCGCAGAAAAAGCGGGTAGGAAATTCTCTGAATGATTTTAATTTATTGATTTTCAAGGATAAGCTTGAAAAACTTTATAAGGCGCAGGCTGTTAATAAACATATCCGTTTCGAAGTAATAACAACCCTGGAAACTGAATCGGTGCCTTTTTCAAAAAATAAGTTATTGCAAATCGCAGGAAATCTTATTTCCAATTCCATGAAGTTCACCCCGGTGGGCGGAGAAGTAATTGTAAATCTGGATCTGGTATTAAATGATTTTTCGGAAACGCTGATAATTAAAGTAAAAGATAGTGGTATCGGCCTTAGTCAGGATGCGATTAGCTCGATCCTGTCCGGCACATCAGGCACGACGGATGGTACAGGCGGTGAGCATGGTTATGGCTTTGGACTTGCTTTGGTAAAACATCTGATAGAAAGCCTGAAAGGTAGTTTGACGATCTCGTCGGAACCAGGAGAAGGTGCTGTTTTTTGTGTGGAATTACCGCAAAATTAA